GGCTCGGTGTAATCCGAGGGTTGCGTTCAACGGATAGGCGCACATCAACCTCCATGGCTAGATGTTGAAAGTGGCTAACCGCTTTGTGAATTTTTTGCTGGACATACTCATGAATGGCATCCGTGATCTCGATGTTCTTACCCTGGATCACAAGCTTCATAGAGAGTCTCCTCCACTAAAAAATAGGATAGTGATTAGCATTGAGCAATCACTCACGACTAGTAGGCTACAAAACAACGATCGCCGCGACGACCCCAAACCTTGCGGTTGTCGGATTACTTGGTTGAACTCCTACACCAAAAATTAGCGGAGATCGTTCACCAAAAGCCGTTTCTGGCGAGGGAATGACCAGCCAGTTCGACTGCTAAATTGCTATACCTCTACCCTACCATCCTGTATTCTGGAGAACAGTTTCCCTTAAGAATGTGTTGCAACGGTTGACAATTCTTGATGGTTTAACAGGGTGAACTTAACCATGTTCTGTACAGGAGGGACTTGATTTTTCTGGTGACTTCAAGTAGTGGCAATCAACTGCGGGTATATAGATTAGGGGTAGTGCCCTATCAGCAGGCATGGCAGTGGCAGCGATCGCTAGTGCACGCTCGGCGCATGGATCCCAACCTAGACGATGTACTGTTATTACTGGAGCATCCCCCTGTTTACACCCTAGGGCAGGGAGCTAGTCTAGAGTTTTTGAAAGTTGACCCCACTACAGTGGAGATGCATCGGGTTGAGCGGGGGGGCGAGGTGACCTATCACTGTCCAGGACAACTGGTCGCCTATCCCATCCTAAACTTGAAGCGCTATCAGCCAGATTTGCACTGGTATCTGCGCCAACTGGAGGAGGTGGCCATCCGAGTGCTGGCAACC
The nucleotide sequence above comes from Cyanobacteriota bacterium. Encoded proteins:
- the lipB gene encoding lipoyl(octanoyl) transferase LipB → MVTSSSGNQLRVYRLGVVPYQQAWQWQRSLVHARRMDPNLDDVLLLLEHPPVYTLGQGASLEFLKVDPTTVEMHRVERGGEVTYHCPGQLVAYPILNLKRYQPDLHWYLRQLEEVAIRVLATYGLRGDRLPGFTGVWLDGRKVAAIGIKASRWITMHGFALNVCPDLSGFQRIVPCGIADKPVGSLAEVMPTIDPEEVGDRVIAAMA